A stretch of Streptococcus sp. oral taxon 061 DNA encodes these proteins:
- a CDS encoding ferredoxin, whose protein sequence is MKIRLIPERCIACGLCQTYSELFDYHDNGIVRFFDDPEQLEKEIPCSDDALEAVKNCPTRALIIDES, encoded by the coding sequence ATGAAGATTAGACTTATACCCGAACGTTGCATCGCCTGTGGGCTCTGCCAAACTTATTCAGAATTATTTGATTACCATGATAATGGTATCGTCCGTTTTTTCGATGATCCTGAACAATTAGAGAAAGAAATTCCTTGTAGCGACGATGCTTTAGAAGCCGTTAAAAATTGCCCTACTCGTGCTCTAATCATAGATGAATCTTAA
- the cmk gene encoding (d)CMP kinase codes for MKTIQIAIDGPASSGKSTVAKIIAKDFGYTYLDTGAMYRAATYIALRNQISPDEPSQLLELLEQYPISFGRAENGEQLVFVGDVDVTNPIRENEVTNAVSAFAAIPAVREKLVALQQEIAQQGGIVMDGRDIGTVVLPQAELKIFLVASVDERAERRYKENLSKGIETDLETLKEEIAARDYKDSHRETSPLKQAEDAIYLDTTGLSILEVVENIKSEAQKHL; via the coding sequence ATGAAAACAATTCAGATTGCTATTGATGGGCCAGCTTCCAGTGGTAAGAGTACAGTAGCTAAGATTATTGCTAAGGACTTTGGCTATACTTATCTGGATACAGGCGCTATGTATCGTGCGGCGACTTACATCGCATTGAGAAACCAAATTAGCCCAGATGAGCCATCTCAACTTCTTGAATTATTGGAACAATATCCAATTAGCTTTGGACGCGCTGAAAATGGAGAACAACTTGTTTTTGTTGGAGATGTAGATGTAACAAATCCAATCCGAGAAAATGAAGTAACCAACGCTGTCTCTGCTTTTGCGGCGATTCCAGCTGTTCGTGAAAAATTGGTAGCCCTTCAGCAAGAAATTGCCCAACAAGGTGGTATCGTTATGGATGGCCGCGATATTGGAACAGTAGTCTTGCCTCAAGCTGAATTGAAGATTTTTCTAGTAGCATCTGTAGATGAGCGTGCGGAACGCCGTTACAAGGAAAATCTTTCAAAGGGTATCGAAACAGATTTGGAAACTTTGAAAGAAGAGATTGCTGCGCGTGATTATAAAGATAGTCATCGTGAAACTTCACCTCTCAAGCAAGCCGAGGATGCAATCTATTTGGATACGACTGGACTCTCTATTTTAGAAGTTGTTGAAAATATTAAATCAGAAGCACAAAAACATTTATAA
- a CDS encoding SAG1386/EF1546 family surface-associated protein, producing the protein MEKEPWQEDIYEENKEESRSERHSRSGKWAFLTANNILTTLAIIFFIVVIGMIIVLIYLSSGGSDRTSALKDFYDSANPKVEEVTTVTTETTTVATTESGEQQNTTEAHTDSEGTITVLPGEGEAAIAARAGISIAQLEALNPGHMSSGTWFANPGDVLKTR; encoded by the coding sequence ATGGAAAAGGAACCGTGGCAAGAAGATATTTATGAGGAAAACAAGGAAGAGTCGAGAAGTGAGCGCCATTCTAGAAGTGGAAAGTGGGCTTTTCTTACAGCGAATAACATTTTAACAACCCTGGCTATCATTTTCTTTATTGTTGTTATAGGTATGATTATTGTTTTAATATACTTATCTTCGGGTGGAAGTGATAGAACATCAGCTTTGAAGGATTTTTATGATTCTGCAAATCCTAAAGTTGAAGAAGTAACTACTGTAACGACAGAAACAACTACGGTAGCTACTACTGAGTCTGGCGAACAACAAAATACTACAGAGGCACATACTGATTCTGAAGGAACTATTACAGTTTTGCCAGGAGAAGGGGAAGCAGCCATTGCGGCTCGCGCTGGAATCTCTATTGCTCAACTTGAAGCCTTGAATCCTGGTCATATGTCTTCAGGAACTTGGTTTGCAAATCCTGGTGATGTCCTTAAGACAAGATAG
- a CDS encoding tRNA (adenine(22)-N(1))-methyltransferase TrmK, producing MISKRLETVASFVPQGAVLLDVGSDHAYLPIELVEKGHIEAAIAGEVVEGPYQSAVRNVESHSLTEKIQVRLANGLAAFEVSDQVSVITIAGMGGRLIATILEEGLDKLANVERLILQPNNREDELRSWLQEHGFQIVAESILEEAGKFYEILVVEAGKMNLSTSDIRFGPFLSKELSSVFVQKWQREASKLEFALSQIPEKNHEERQVLVDKIQAIKEVLHESK from the coding sequence ATGATTTCAAAGAGATTAGAAACAGTAGCTTCTTTTGTTCCCCAAGGAGCTGTTTTGCTGGACGTCGGTAGCGACCATGCTTATTTACCTATTGAATTAGTTGAAAAAGGTCATATTGAAGCTGCCATCGCGGGTGAAGTTGTAGAGGGGCCCTATCAATCTGCAGTTAGAAATGTTGAAAGTCATAGCTTGACTGAGAAAATTCAGGTTCGTTTAGCCAATGGTTTAGCAGCTTTCGAAGTAAGTGATCAGGTCTCTGTTATCACTATTGCAGGAATGGGTGGTCGTTTGATTGCTACGATATTAGAAGAGGGTTTGGACAAACTAGCCAATGTTGAGCGATTGATTCTTCAACCTAATAATCGTGAAGATGAGTTACGTAGTTGGTTACAAGAGCATGGATTTCAGATTGTAGCTGAAAGTATTTTAGAGGAAGCTGGAAAATTTTACGAGATTCTAGTAGTGGAAGCTGGGAAAATGAATTTATCAACTAGCGATATCCGTTTTGGTCCTTTTCTATCTAAAGAACTTAGCTCCGTATTTGTCCAAAAGTGGCAAAGAGAAGCAAGTAAGCTCGAATTTGCCCTTAGTCAAATCCCAGAAAAAAATCATGAAGAACGTCAAGTTTTAGTAGATAAAATTCAAGCCATCAAGGAGGTGCTCCATGAAAGCAAGTGA
- a CDS encoding Nif3-like dinuclear metal center hexameric protein — protein sequence MKASEVIKRYETYCPQEFSMEGDNRGLQIGTLDKEIQKVMVALDIREDTVAEAIEKGVDLIIVKHAPIFRPIKDLVASRPQNQIYIDLIKHDIAVYVSHTNIDIVENGLNDWFCQLLDINDTTYLQETGPERGIGRIGNIKPQTFEEFASHVKEVFGLDSLRMVYYHESDLQKTISRVAICGGSGQSFYSDALAKEADVYITGDIYYHTAQDMLSDGLLALDPGHYIEMLFVERIAALLNEWKEENVWSLEVIASQASTNPFHHI from the coding sequence ATGAAAGCAAGTGAAGTGATTAAGCGTTATGAAACCTATTGCCCTCAAGAATTTTCTATGGAAGGCGATAATCGTGGACTGCAGATTGGTACCTTAGACAAAGAAATCCAGAAAGTCATGGTTGCCCTTGATATACGTGAAGATACAGTGGCAGAAGCTATCGAAAAGGGTGTTGATTTGATTATCGTTAAGCACGCGCCAATCTTCCGTCCGATAAAGGACTTGGTAGCTAGTCGCCCTCAAAATCAGATTTATATTGATCTTATCAAGCATGATATTGCAGTCTACGTTAGCCATACTAATATTGATATTGTTGAAAACGGACTTAATGACTGGTTCTGCCAACTATTGGATATTAATGATACAACTTATCTACAGGAGACAGGTCCTGAACGTGGTATCGGGCGTATAGGCAATATTAAACCTCAAACATTTGAAGAATTTGCTAGTCATGTTAAGGAAGTCTTTGGTCTAGATAGTCTCCGTATGGTGTATTATCATGAGAGTGATTTGCAAAAGACCATTTCAAGAGTTGCTATCTGTGGTGGCAGTGGGCAATCTTTCTATTCTGATGCTTTAGCAAAAGAAGCAGATGTCTACATCACTGGTGATATTTATTACCACACTGCCCAAGATATGCTGTCAGATGGCTTGTTGGCTCTGGATCCGGGACACTATATCGAAATGCTTTTTGTGGAAAGAATTGCAGCACTCTTGAACGAATGGAAGGAAGAAAATGTTTGGTCTCTCGAAGTTATCGCAAGTCAGGCATCAACCAATCCATTCCATCATATCTAG
- the pyk gene encoding pyruvate kinase yields MNKRVKIVATLGPAVEIRGGKKFGDDGYWGEKLDVEASAKNIAQLIEAGANTFRFNFSHGDHQEQGDRMATVKLAEKLAGKKVGFLLDTKGPEIRTELFEGEAKEYSYKTGEKIRVATKQGIKSTREVIALNVAGALDIYDDVEVGRQVLVDDGKLGLRVVEKDDATREFIVEVENDGVIAKQKGVNIPNTKIPFPALAERDNADIRFGLEQGINFIAISFVRTAKDVNEVRAICEETGNGHVQLFAKIENQQGIDNLDEIIEAADGIMIARGDMGIEVPFEMVPVYQKMIITKVNAAGKVVITATNMLETMTEKPRATRSEVSDVFNAVIDGTDATMLSGESANGKYPLESVRTMATIDKNAQTLLNEYGRLNSDSFERNSKTEVMASAVKDATNSMDIKLVVTLTKTGHTARLISKYRPNADILALTFDELTERGLMLNWGVIPMLTEAPSSTDDMFEIAERKAVEAGLVQSGDDIVIVAGVPLGEAVRTNTMRIRTVR; encoded by the coding sequence ATGAACAAACGTGTAAAAATCGTTGCAACTTTGGGTCCTGCGGTAGAAATCCGTGGTGGTAAAAAATTCGGTGATGACGGATACTGGGGTGAAAAACTTGACGTTGAAGCTTCAGCTAAAAATATTGCTCAATTGATTGAAGCAGGAGCTAACACATTCCGTTTCAACTTCTCACACGGTGACCACCAAGAACAAGGTGACCGTATGGCAACTGTTAAACTTGCAGAAAAACTTGCAGGTAAAAAAGTTGGTTTCCTTCTTGACACTAAAGGTCCAGAAATCCGTACTGAATTGTTCGAAGGTGAAGCTAAAGAGTACTCATACAAAACTGGTGAAAAAATCCGTGTTGCAACTAAACAAGGAATCAAATCAACTCGTGAAGTGATTGCATTGAACGTTGCTGGTGCTCTTGATATCTATGATGACGTTGAAGTTGGTCGTCAAGTATTGGTTGACGATGGTAAACTTGGTCTTCGCGTTGTAGAAAAAGACGATGCTACTCGTGAATTCATCGTTGAAGTTGAAAATGACGGTGTTATCGCTAAACAAAAAGGTGTTAACATCCCTAACACTAAAATTCCTTTCCCAGCTCTTGCTGAACGTGATAACGCTGATATCCGCTTCGGTCTTGAACAAGGTATCAACTTCATCGCGATTTCATTCGTACGTACTGCAAAAGACGTGAACGAAGTTCGTGCTATCTGTGAAGAAACTGGTAACGGTCATGTTCAATTGTTCGCTAAAATCGAAAACCAACAAGGTATCGATAACTTGGACGAAATCATTGAAGCTGCTGACGGTATCATGATCGCTCGTGGTGACATGGGTATCGAAGTACCATTCGAAATGGTTCCAGTTTACCAAAAAATGATCATCACTAAAGTTAACGCTGCTGGTAAAGTTGTTATCACTGCAACAAACATGCTTGAAACAATGACTGAAAAACCACGTGCGACTCGTTCAGAAGTATCAGACGTATTTAACGCTGTTATCGACGGAACTGACGCTACAATGCTTTCAGGTGAGTCTGCAAACGGTAAATACCCACTTGAGTCTGTTCGTACAATGGCTACAATCGACAAGAACGCTCAAACTCTTCTTAACGAATACGGACGTTTGAACTCAGATTCATTTGAACGTAACTCTAAGACAGAAGTTATGGCTTCAGCAGTTAAAGATGCTACAAACTCAATGGACATCAAATTGGTTGTAACTCTTACTAAGACTGGTCACACAGCACGTTTGATTTCTAAATACCGTCCAAATGCTGATATCTTGGCATTAACATTTGACGAGTTGACAGAACGTGGATTGATGTTGAACTGGGGTGTTATCCCAATGTTGACAGAAGCTCCATCATCAACTGATGACATGTTTGAAATTGCTGAACGTAAAGCAGTTGAAGCAGGTCTTGTACAATCTGGTGACGATATCGTTATCGTAGCAGGTGTGCCACTTGGTGAAGCAGTTCGTACAAACACTATGCGTATCCGCACTGTACGTTAA
- the pfkA gene encoding 6-phosphofructokinase: MKRIAVLTSGGDAPGMNAAIRAVVRQAISEGMEVFGIYDGYAGMVAGEIYPLDAASVGDIISRGGTFLHSARYPEFAKLEGQLKGIEQLKKHGIEGVVVIGGDGSYHGAMRLTEHGFPAIGLPGTIDNDIVGTDFTIGFDTAVTTAMDAIDKIRDTSSSHRRTFVVEVMGRNAGDIALWAGIATGADEIIIPEEGFKFEDIVVSIKAGYEHGKKHNIIVLAEGVMSAAEFGQKLKEAGDTSDLRVTELGHIQRGGSPTARDRVLASRMGAHAVKLLKQGIGGVAVGIRNEKMVENPILGTAEEGALFSLTADGKIVVNNPHKADIELSDLNKSLS; the protein is encoded by the coding sequence ATGAAACGTATTGCTGTTTTGACTAGTGGTGGGGACGCCCCTGGTATGAATGCTGCCATCCGTGCAGTTGTTCGTCAAGCAATCTCAGAAGGAATGGAAGTTTTTGGTATCTATGATGGATACGCTGGTATGGTTGCTGGTGAAATTTATCCACTTGATGCTGCTTCAGTAGGAGACATCATTTCACGTGGTGGTACTTTCCTTCACTCTGCTCGTTACCCTGAGTTTGCAAAACTCGAAGGTCAACTTAAAGGGATTGAGCAATTGAAAAAACACGGTATCGAAGGTGTCGTAGTTATCGGTGGTGACGGTTCTTATCATGGAGCTATGCGCTTGACTGAGCATGGATTCCCTGCTATCGGACTTCCAGGAACAATTGATAACGATATCGTAGGTACAGACTTTACAATCGGATTTGACACTGCAGTAACAACTGCAATGGATGCAATCGATAAGATTCGTGATACATCATCAAGTCACCGTCGTACTTTCGTTGTTGAAGTAATGGGACGTAACGCTGGTGATATCGCTCTTTGGGCAGGTATTGCAACAGGTGCTGACGAAATCATCATCCCTGAAGAAGGCTTCAAATTTGAAGATATCGTAGTAAGCATCAAAGCTGGATATGAACACGGTAAGAAACACAATATTATCGTTTTGGCAGAAGGTGTCATGTCAGCAGCTGAATTTGGTCAAAAACTAAAAGAAGCTGGCGATACAAGTGACCTTCGTGTTACAGAACTTGGTCACATCCAACGTGGTGGTTCACCAACTGCTCGTGACCGTGTATTGGCATCTCGTATGGGTGCACACGCTGTTAAACTCCTTAAACAAGGAATCGGTGGTGTTGCTGTCGGTATTCGTAACGAGAAAATGGTTGAGAATCCAATCCTTGGAACAGCAGAAGAAGGAGCTTTGTTTAGCTTAACAGCTGATGGTAAGATTGTTGTCAATAACCCTCACAAAGCTGATATTGAACTTTCTGACTTGAACAAGAGCTTGTCATAA
- a CDS encoding 1-acyl-sn-glycerol-3-phosphate acyltransferase — protein sequence MFYTYLRGLVMLILWSINGNAHFHNTEKIPSLDENYILVAPHRTWWDPVYMAFATKPKQFVFMAKKELFSNRIFGWWIRMCGAFPIDRENPGSSAIKYPINVLKKSNRSLIMFPSGSRHSNDVKGGVALIAKMAKVRIMPVTYTGPMTLKGLISRERIDMNFGNPIDISDIKKMNDEGIEMVADRIQSEFQRLDEETKQWHNNKKPNPLWWLIRIPALILAIVIGILTILFTFVASFVWNPDKKREQLQ from the coding sequence ATGTTTTACACTTATCTGCGTGGGCTGGTTATGTTGATTCTATGGTCAATCAATGGAAATGCTCACTTTCACAATACTGAAAAAATTCCAAGTTTAGATGAAAACTATATCCTTGTTGCCCCACATCGTACCTGGTGGGATCCAGTCTATATGGCTTTTGCAACAAAACCAAAGCAATTTGTCTTTATGGCTAAAAAAGAACTCTTTTCAAATCGCATCTTTGGTTGGTGGATTCGCATGTGTGGTGCTTTCCCTATTGACCGTGAGAACCCAGGTTCTTCTGCTATCAAATATCCAATTAATGTTCTTAAAAAGAGCAATCGCTCACTGATTATGTTTCCTAGTGGTAGCCGTCATTCTAACGATGTTAAGGGCGGTGTTGCTCTAATTGCGAAAATGGCTAAGGTTCGCATCATGCCAGTTACCTATACTGGACCTATGACACTAAAAGGACTCATCAGCCGTGAACGTATTGATATGAACTTCGGAAATCCTATCGATATCTCGGACATTAAAAAGATGAATGATGAGGGAATTGAGATGGTTGCAGACCGCATCCAATCTGAGTTTCAACGCTTGGATGAGGAAACAAAACAGTGGCACAACAATAAAAAACCTAACCCACTGTGGTGGCTGATCCGTATCCCTGCTTTAATTCTAGCAATTGTTATCGGAATTCTAACAATTCTCTTTACCTTCGTAGCAAGTTTTGTTTGGAATCCAGATAAAAAGAGAGAGCAATTACAATAG
- a CDS encoding cation-translocating P-type ATPase codes for MDKNKIMGLSQSEVKERQKQGQVNDFQTSASTSTWQIVKRNVFTLFNALNFAIALALAFVQAWSNLVFFAVICFNAFSGIVTELRAKHMVDKLNLLNKEKITTIRNGQEIALDPEELVLDDVIRLSAGDQIPSDAIVLEGFAEVNEAMLTGESDLVQKEVEDLMLSGSFLASGSVLAQVHHVGADNYAAKLMLEAKTVKPINSRIMKSLDQLAGFTGKIIIPFGIALLLEALILKGLPLKSSVVNSSTALLGMLPKGIALLTITSLLTAVIKLGLKKVLVQEMYSVETLARVDMLCLDKTGTITQGKMQVETVLPLTQAYDKDAIAKILISYIVHSEDKNPTAQAIRHRFQGKVVYPMISSLPFSSDRKWGAMELEGLGTVFLGAPEMLLDAEVPEAREALERGSRVLVLALSQEKLDHHKPQKPSDIQALALLEILDPIREGAAETLDYLRSQEVGLKIISGDNPVTVSSIAQKAGFADYQSYVDCSKINDEELIAMAEGTAIFGRVSPHQKKLIIQTLKKAGHTTAMTGDGVNDILALREADCSIVMAEGDPATRQIANLVLLNSDFNDVPEILFEGRRVVNNIAHIAPIFLIKTIYSFLLAVICIASALLGRTEWILIFPFIPIQITMIDQFVEGFPPFVLTFERNIKPVEQNFLRKSMLRALPSALMVVFSVLFVKIFGTSQGWSAIEISTLLYYLLASIGFMSVVRACLPFSLWRVLLIIWSVGGFLGTALFPRIQKLLEISTLTGQTLPIYGIMMLVFIVIFILTSRYQVKR; via the coding sequence ATGGATAAAAATAAAATTATGGGCTTAAGCCAATCAGAAGTAAAAGAACGTCAGAAACAGGGACAGGTCAATGATTTCCAAACTTCAGCTAGTACTAGTACATGGCAGATTGTGAAGAGAAATGTCTTTACTTTATTCAATGCTCTAAACTTTGCCATCGCCTTAGCACTCGCTTTTGTTCAAGCATGGAGCAATTTGGTCTTCTTTGCGGTTATCTGTTTTAATGCTTTTTCAGGAATTGTAACTGAATTACGTGCCAAGCATATGGTTGATAAACTAAATCTCCTAAATAAAGAAAAGATAACAACTATCCGTAATGGACAAGAGATTGCTTTGGACCCTGAAGAGCTTGTTTTGGATGATGTGATTCGCTTATCAGCAGGAGATCAGATTCCAAGTGATGCGATTGTATTAGAAGGTTTTGCAGAAGTCAATGAAGCTATGTTAACGGGTGAGAGCGACTTGGTGCAAAAAGAAGTCGAAGACTTAATGTTGTCGGGTAGCTTTCTTGCCAGTGGTTCTGTCCTTGCTCAGGTACATCATGTTGGGGCGGATAACTATGCTGCTAAACTCATGCTTGAAGCCAAGACAGTGAAGCCAATTAACTCTCGTATCATGAAATCGCTAGACCAGTTAGCCGGCTTTACTGGGAAAATTATCATTCCTTTTGGTATTGCTCTCTTGCTTGAAGCCTTGATCTTAAAAGGTCTGCCACTGAAGTCTTCTGTAGTCAATTCTTCTACAGCTCTTTTGGGAATGTTGCCTAAGGGGATTGCCCTCTTGACCATTACCTCTCTTTTAACCGCTGTTATCAAGCTTGGTTTGAAAAAGGTCTTGGTGCAGGAGATGTATTCTGTTGAGACCTTGGCGCGTGTGGATATGCTCTGCTTGGATAAAACAGGAACCATCACCCAAGGAAAGATGCAGGTTGAGACAGTTCTTCCTCTGACCCAGGCTTATGATAAAGATGCCATTGCCAAAATATTAATTAGCTATATAGTACACAGTGAGGATAAAAATCCAACTGCCCAAGCTATTCGCCATCGTTTTCAAGGTAAAGTGGTTTATCCAATGATTTCTAGTCTTCCATTTTCAAGTGATCGAAAATGGGGAGCGATGGAATTGGAAGGTCTTGGAACAGTTTTCCTAGGTGCACCTGAGATGTTGTTGGATGCTGAAGTTCCTGAAGCTAGGGAAGCTCTTGAACGAGGATCTCGTGTCTTGGTTCTGGCCCTCAGTCAAGAAAAACTTGACCACCATAAACCACAGAAGCCATCGGATATTCAGGCTTTGGCTCTGCTTGAGATTTTAGATCCAATCCGAGAAGGTGCTGCTGAGACGCTAGACTATCTTCGTTCTCAGGAAGTGGGATTGAAAATTATCTCTGGTGATAATCCAGTCACTGTTTCAAGTATTGCCCAAAAAGCAGGTTTTGCAGACTATCAGAGTTATGTAGATTGTTCGAAAATTAATGATGAAGAATTGATAGCCATGGCTGAGGGAACAGCCATTTTCGGACGTGTCTCGCCTCATCAAAAGAAACTCATCATCCAAACTCTGAAAAAAGCAGGACATACTACAGCAATGACAGGGGATGGTGTCAATGATATCCTAGCTCTCCGTGAGGCAGACTGTTCCATTGTTATGGCTGAAGGAGACCCAGCAACTCGTCAGATTGCAAATCTGGTCCTCTTGAATTCAGATTTCAATGATGTTCCTGAGATTCTCTTCGAAGGTCGTCGTGTGGTCAATAATATTGCCCACATTGCTCCGATTTTCTTGATTAAGACAATCTATTCCTTCTTGCTAGCAGTTATCTGTATTGCCAGTGCTTTGTTGGGACGTACTGAATGGATTTTGATTTTCCCATTCATTCCGATTCAGATAACTATGATTGACCAGTTTGTGGAAGGATTCCCACCGTTTGTATTAACTTTTGAACGAAATATCAAACCTGTGGAACAAAACTTCCTCAGAAAATCCATGCTTCGAGCCTTACCAAGTGCCTTGATGGTAGTCTTTAGTGTTCTCTTTGTTAAAATTTTTGGAACCAGTCAAGGCTGGTCAGCCATTGAAATTTCGACACTTTTGTATTATCTATTGGCATCAATTGGTTTCATGTCTGTAGTTAGAGCTTGCTTGCCATTTAGCCTGTGGCGTGTGTTATTGATTATTTGGTCAGTTGGAGGTTTCCTTGGAACAGCTCTATTCCCAAGAATCCAAAAATTGCTTGAAATTTCAACACTTACGGGTCAAACATTGCCTATCTATGGCATTATGATGCTCGTCTTTATTGTGATTTTCATACTGACAAGTCGTTATCAAGTTAAAAGATAA
- a CDS encoding FAD-binding oxidoreductase, translated as MKKVAIVGAGIVGATAAYYLSKEAEVEVTVFDHGHGQATKAAAGIISPWFSKRRNKAWYKMARLGADFYVDLLADLEKSGQKVDFYQSSGVFLLKKDDSKLEELYQLALQRRDESPLIGELAILDQVAASSLFPGLEGFERLLYASGGARVDGQLLVNRLLEASQVKVVKKEVSLTPLASGYQIDNQMFDQVILSTGAWLGHILEPLGYEVDVRPQKGQLRDYQVEQDMGAYPVVMPEGEWDLIPFPGGKLSLGATHENDMGFDLTVDENLLQQMAEAASPFYPNLKDTMISGGRVGIRAYTSDFSPFFGQVPNLSGVYTASGLGSSGLTTGPIIGYHLAQMLQGRSGELDPADYPTERYIKKKQS; from the coding sequence ATGAAAAAAGTTGCCATTGTAGGAGCAGGGATTGTAGGGGCAACAGCCGCCTACTATCTCTCTAAAGAAGCAGAGGTCGAAGTAACTGTCTTTGATCATGGGCACGGACAAGCGACCAAGGCAGCGGCAGGAATTATCAGTCCCTGGTTTTCTAAACGACGCAATAAGGCCTGGTACAAGATGGCGCGCCTTGGAGCTGATTTCTACGTGGATTTATTAGCTGACTTAGAAAAATCTGGTCAAAAGGTTGATTTCTACCAGAGTTCCGGTGTCTTTCTTCTTAAAAAAGATGACTCCAAACTAGAGGAACTCTATCAACTAGCCTTGCAACGTAGAGATGAATCTCCCTTAATAGGAGAATTAGCCATTTTAGACCAAGTGGCTGCAAGTAGCTTATTCCCTGGATTGGAGGGATTTGAAAGATTACTCTATGCTTCTGGTGGAGCTCGAGTAGATGGGCAACTCCTAGTGAATCGGTTACTTGAAGCCAGTCAAGTTAAGGTCGTAAAGAAAGAGGTCAGTCTAACTCCTCTAGCATCGGGTTATCAGATAGACAATCAAATGTTTGACCAAGTTATCTTGTCCACAGGAGCTTGGCTTGGTCACATATTAGAGCCTTTAGGATATGAGGTAGACGTTCGTCCTCAAAAGGGGCAACTTCGAGATTACCAAGTGGAACAAGACATGGGAGCTTATCCTGTAGTTATGCCTGAAGGGGAGTGGGATTTGATTCCATTTCCAGGTGGGAAGTTGTCTCTGGGAGCTACTCATGAAAATGATATGGGATTTGACCTAACAGTTGATGAAAATTTGCTTCAGCAAATGGCTGAGGCAGCGAGTCCATTTTATCCTAACTTAAAAGATACAATGATAAGTGGTGGGCGCGTGGGGATTCGTGCCTATACAAGTGATTTCTCTCCATTCTTTGGACAGGTTCCAAACTTATCAGGAGTCTATACAGCAAGTGGTCTAGGATCTTCAGGCTTAACGACCGGCCCTATTATAGGATATCATTTAGCTCAAATGCTTCAGGGGAGAAGTGGAGAATTAGATCCAGCAGATTATCCGACTGAAAGATATATTAAAAAGAAACAATCGTAA
- the galE gene encoding UDP-glucose 4-epimerase GalE has product MQEKILVTGGAGFIGSHTVIELVQAGHQVVVVDNLVNSSRKSLEVVERITGIEIPFYEADIRDTETLRDIFKHEEPTGVIHFAGLKAVGESTRIPLAYYDNNIAGTVSLLKAMEENNCKNIIFSSSATVYGDPHTVPILEDFPLSATNPYGRTKLMLEEILTDIYKADSEWNVVLLRYFNPIGAHESGDLGENPNGIPNNLLPYVTQVAVGKLEQVQVFGDDYDTEDGTGVRDYIHVVDLAKGHVAALKKLQKGSGLNVYNLGTGKGYSVLEIIQNMEKAVGRPIPYRIVERRPGDIAACYSDPAKAKEELGWEAELGITEMCEDAWRWQSQHPNGFED; this is encoded by the coding sequence ATGCAAGAAAAAATTCTGGTAACGGGTGGAGCAGGTTTTATTGGAAGTCACACTGTCATTGAACTGGTTCAAGCCGGACATCAAGTTGTTGTCGTGGATAATTTGGTCAATAGTAGTCGTAAAAGTCTTGAAGTAGTTGAAAGAATCACAGGCATAGAAATTCCTTTCTACGAAGCTGATATTCGTGATACGGAAACTCTTCGTGATATTTTCAAACACGAAGAACCAACAGGAGTTATCCATTTTGCTGGTTTGAAGGCTGTAGGGGAATCTACACGTATCCCACTTGCCTACTATGATAACAATATTGCTGGTACAGTTAGTCTTTTAAAAGCAATGGAAGAAAACAACTGTAAAAATATTATTTTCAGCTCTTCAGCAACAGTTTATGGAGATCCTCATACTGTTCCAATCCTAGAAGATTTTCCACTTTCAGCTACTAACCCATATGGCCGTACCAAACTAATGCTTGAAGAAATCTTGACAGATATCTATAAAGCAGACTCAGAATGGAACGTTGTGTTGCTTCGTTATTTCAACCCAATCGGTGCGCATGAGAGTGGTGACCTAGGAGAAAATCCAAACGGCATTCCAAACAACCTTTTGCCGTATGTAACACAAGTCGCAGTTGGTAAGTTGGAACAAGTTCAAGTCTTTGGAGATGACTACGATACTGAAGATGGAACAGGTGTTCGTGACTATATCCACGTCGTTGACCTAGCAAAAGGACACGTTGCCGCCCTTAAGAAGCTTCAAAAAGGCTCTGGACTCAATGTGTATAACCTTGGGACTGGAAAAGGCTACTCAGTTCTTGAAATTATCCAAAATATGGAAAAAGCTGTTGGACGCCCAATTCCATACCGTATCGTTGAACGTCGCCCAGGTGATATCGCAGCTTGCTACTCAGACCCAGCAAAAGCTAAGGAAGAGCTCGGATGGGAAGCAGAACTTGGTATTACAGAGATGTGTGAAGATGCATGGCGTTGGCAGAGTCAACATCCAAACGGATTTGAAGACTAA